The following proteins are co-located in the Deinococcus aquaedulcis genome:
- a CDS encoding aldo/keto reductase, translating to MTETTAPAAASGTFKIGGDLSVNRLGFGAMRVTGEGVWGDPTDRRAALDTLRALPELGVNLIDTADSYGPAVSEELLREALHPFDTVVIATKAGLTRTGPNVWIPLGRPEYLKQQAHLSCRRLGVERIDLWQLHRIDANVPRDEQFGAIKELMDEGIIRHAGLSEVSVEEIEAARAVFPVATVQNLYNLVNRKSEDVVDYCEREGIGFLPWYPLAAGGLARPGSVLSDVAGRLGATPSQVALAWVLRRSPVMLPIPGTGKRKHLEENVAAARLSLSDEDFRALDQVGREEWAKQGG from the coding sequence ATGACCGAAACGACTGCACCCGCCGCTGCCAGCGGCACCTTCAAGATTGGCGGTGACCTGAGTGTGAACCGGCTGGGCTTCGGCGCCATGCGCGTCACTGGCGAGGGCGTGTGGGGCGATCCCACCGACCGCCGGGCGGCCCTGGACACCCTGCGGGCCCTGCCCGAACTGGGCGTGAACCTCATTGACACCGCCGACAGCTACGGCCCGGCGGTCAGCGAGGAACTGCTGCGCGAGGCCCTGCACCCCTTCGACACCGTGGTGATCGCCACCAAGGCGGGCCTGACCCGCACCGGCCCCAACGTCTGGATTCCCCTGGGGCGCCCGGAATACCTGAAGCAGCAGGCGCATCTGAGCTGCCGCCGGTTGGGGGTAGAGCGAATTGACCTGTGGCAGCTGCACCGCATTGACGCTAACGTGCCGCGCGACGAGCAGTTCGGGGCCATCAAGGAACTGATGGACGAGGGCATCATTCGTCACGCCGGCCTGTCTGAAGTCAGCGTGGAGGAAATCGAGGCGGCCCGCGCCGTGTTTCCGGTAGCCACCGTGCAGAATCTGTACAACCTCGTCAACCGCAAGAGTGAAGACGTGGTCGATTACTGCGAGCGCGAGGGCATTGGATTTCTGCCCTGGTATCCGCTGGCCGCCGGCGGGCTGGCGCGGCCCGGCAGCGTGCTGAGCGACGTGGCGGGGCGGCTGGGGGCCACGCCGTCGCAGGTGGCGCTGGCCTGGGTGTTGCGGCGCAGCCCGGTGATGCTGCCGATTCCTGGGACGGGCAAGCGCAAGCACCTGGAAGAGAATGTGGCGGCGGCGCGGCTGAGCCTGTCGGATGAGGATTTCCGGGCGTTGGATCAGGTGGGGCGGGAGGAGTGGGCGAAGCAGGGGGGATAA
- a CDS encoding nitroreductase family protein: MNLIDGMLARRTTNGPFRPEPVSREHQHLLMRVAQAAPSHFNSQPWRFVLIEDRQTIERVAGLAGQSMTELIEAGVFFERYRRYFRFSEAEMEARRDGIHIDHLPGPLKPFTRQVFSDAGLKLMRQLGVPKKLGEDNRKLVAGSPLLLAALLDRTEYRPGELSGFYSVFGLGAAMENIWNAVGALGMGIQFVSTPMEIPRHWQALGELLQVPDDLELMAVYRLGYLPPDGARPSIDWSSRHRKRLDQFVFRESCAVPEANPGE; this comes from the coding sequence ATGAACCTGATTGACGGCATGCTGGCGCGGCGCACCACCAATGGCCCCTTCCGGCCAGAGCCGGTGAGCCGGGAACACCAGCACCTGCTGATGCGTGTGGCGCAGGCCGCGCCCAGCCATTTCAATTCGCAGCCCTGGCGCTTTGTGCTCATCGAAGACCGCCAGACCATTGAGCGCGTGGCCGGGCTGGCCGGGCAGAGCATGACTGAATTGATTGAAGCGGGCGTGTTTTTCGAGCGCTACCGCCGCTACTTCCGCTTCTCCGAGGCCGAGATGGAGGCCCGGCGCGACGGCATTCATATTGACCACCTGCCCGGCCCCCTGAAACCCTTTACCCGGCAGGTGTTCAGCGACGCGGGCCTGAAACTGATGCGGCAACTGGGCGTGCCCAAGAAGCTGGGCGAGGACAATCGCAAGCTGGTGGCAGGCAGTCCGCTGCTGCTGGCCGCTCTGCTGGACCGCACCGAGTACCGCCCGGGGGAACTCAGCGGGTTTTATTCGGTGTTTGGGCTGGGCGCCGCCATGGAAAACATCTGGAACGCGGTGGGGGCGCTGGGGATGGGCATTCAGTTTGTCAGCACGCCTATGGAGATTCCCCGCCACTGGCAGGCCCTGGGCGAACTGCTGCAGGTGCCGGACGACCTGGAACTGATGGCGGTGTACCGCCTGGGCTACCTGCCGCCAGACGGCGCGCGCCCCAGCATTGACTGGAGCAGCCGCCACCGCAAACGCCTGGACCAGTTCGTGTTCCGCGAAAGCTGCGCCGTCCCCGAAGCCAACCCAGGCGAATAA
- a CDS encoding BON domain-containing protein codes for MTRSRDDRYDMQRDDRFDQGNRQSGMDRDQGAGQHQQGYGQGDSQQGMGRQMDQGYGHQSYGQQGLGPQGYSAQGQQGMGGQQGHGQFSHEQQGYGQQGYGQQSYGQQPYGQQRQGAGGMGQQSYSQQGYGQQGYSQQGYGQQGYGQQGGMGQSPSGRQGSDHLMFGGYGGDHTSYGRGDGLLQSSGGGRMSGQMGMGWSNDRGAMGSERSSGQLWGQGAGYSGRGQGMGQQSGQGQSFRGRGPKGYQRSDDRIKEMVSDLLEDHHDLDASEIEVQVQNGEVTLTGTVSDRRQKRLAEDCLEGLRGVRDVHNQLRVQGQGSQSTGQMQGGQTSQTQGSQLQTTQNAGNTSSAGTGNGLTAQGTRSTESGGTHRS; via the coding sequence ATGACCCGTTCCCGTGATGACCGCTACGACATGCAACGCGACGACCGTTTTGACCAGGGCAACCGCCAGTCCGGCATGGACCGTGATCAGGGCGCCGGCCAACACCAGCAGGGGTATGGTCAGGGCGACAGCCAGCAGGGCATGGGCCGCCAGATGGATCAGGGGTACGGCCACCAGAGCTATGGCCAGCAGGGCTTGGGGCCGCAGGGCTACAGCGCCCAGGGGCAGCAAGGCATGGGGGGCCAGCAGGGCCACGGCCAGTTCAGCCATGAGCAGCAAGGATACGGCCAGCAAGGATACGGCCAGCAGAGCTATGGACAGCAGCCGTACGGCCAGCAGCGCCAGGGCGCCGGCGGAATGGGCCAGCAGAGTTACAGCCAGCAGGGCTATGGGCAGCAGGGGTACAGCCAACAGGGCTACGGCCAGCAAGGGTACGGGCAGCAGGGCGGCATGGGGCAGTCCCCCTCCGGCCGCCAGGGCAGCGACCACCTGATGTTTGGCGGCTACGGCGGCGACCACACCAGCTATGGCCGGGGCGACGGCCTGCTGCAGAGCAGTGGCGGTGGCCGAATGTCGGGCCAGATGGGCATGGGCTGGAGCAATGACCGGGGCGCCATGGGCAGCGAGCGCAGCAGCGGCCAGCTGTGGGGCCAGGGCGCGGGCTACAGCGGCAGGGGGCAGGGGATGGGCCAGCAGAGCGGCCAGGGCCAGAGCTTCCGGGGCCGTGGGCCCAAGGGCTACCAGCGCAGCGATGACCGCATCAAGGAAATGGTGAGCGACCTGCTCGAAGACCATCATGACCTGGATGCCAGCGAGATTGAGGTGCAGGTCCAGAATGGCGAAGTGACCCTGACCGGCACCGTCAGCGACCGCCGCCAGAAGCGGCTGGCCGAGGACTGCCTCGAAGGCCTGCGCGGCGTGCGCGACGTGCACAACCAGTTGCGGGTGCAAGGCCAGGGCAGCCAGAGCACGGGCCAAATGCAGGGCGGCCAGACCTCGCAGACCCAGGGCAGCCAACTGCAGACCACCCAGAATGCCGGCAACACTTCGTCGGCGGGCACGGGCAACGGCCTGACGGCCCAGGGCACCCGCAGCACGGAAAGCGGCGGCACCCACCGCAGCTGA
- a CDS encoding ABC transporter permease → MDSLFAQLLTTAFLATFIRSVVPLLLTALGGLFSERAGVVNIALEGLIIFGALAGAVVAQLLAPSLGPAAPWVGWLAAAVVGGLIAAIHAVLSIRYRADQVISGTAINLLATGVPAVLLTALYGVSNESPKVPQALPLWGFGDLRFSPPVFFAFLAVAITWYVMYRTPYGLRLRATGEQPGAAASMGVNVKRMRYSAVILSGVLAGTAGAFLSIGNLDSYVRNISAGAGFIALAALIFGQWKPLGVLAATLLFGFLQALSIALGGTDLLPPSLVSALPYLITILALIFTGRSRAPKALGRPYDG, encoded by the coding sequence ATGGACAGCCTCTTTGCACAGCTTCTGACCACGGCCTTTCTGGCCACCTTTATCCGCAGTGTCGTGCCGCTGCTGCTAACCGCGCTGGGCGGCCTGTTCAGCGAGCGCGCGGGCGTGGTGAACATCGCCCTGGAAGGCCTGATTATCTTCGGCGCGCTGGCCGGCGCCGTGGTGGCGCAGCTGCTGGCCCCCAGTCTGGGCCCGGCCGCGCCCTGGGTGGGCTGGCTGGCCGCCGCCGTGGTGGGCGGCCTGATCGCCGCCATTCACGCGGTGCTCAGCATCCGCTACCGCGCCGATCAGGTGATCAGCGGCACGGCCATTAACCTGCTGGCCACCGGCGTGCCCGCCGTGCTGCTCACCGCGCTGTACGGCGTGTCCAACGAAAGCCCCAAGGTGCCCCAGGCCCTGCCGCTGTGGGGCTTCGGGGACCTGCGCTTCTCGCCGCCCGTGTTCTTCGCCTTTCTGGCGGTGGCGATCACGTGGTACGTGATGTACCGCACCCCCTACGGCCTGCGCCTGCGCGCCACGGGCGAGCAGCCCGGCGCGGCGGCCAGCATGGGCGTGAACGTCAAACGCATGCGCTACAGCGCTGTGATTCTCTCTGGGGTGCTGGCGGGTACCGCTGGCGCGTTCCTCAGCATCGGCAACCTGGATTCCTACGTGCGCAACATCAGCGCCGGGGCCGGCTTCATTGCCCTGGCCGCGCTGATCTTCGGGCAGTGGAAGCCGCTGGGCGTGCTGGCGGCCACCCTGCTCTTCGGCTTTCTGCAGGCGCTGTCCATTGCCCTGGGCGGCACCGATCTGCTGCCCCCCTCGCTGGTGAGCGCCCTGCCCTACCTGATTACCATCCTGGCGCTGATCTTCACTGGCCGCAGCCGCGCGCCCAAGGCCCTGGGCCGCCCCTACGACGGCTAA
- a CDS encoding ABC transporter permease has product MTHDSQSRPSGVAARIAMIVCAVAILGLLLTPLATLGRGFNADAVLLHLGGAVYNLTGDQQIPLPATGPVLPLAWGALAALAATLFGAWRRARWFWVTGLLGFMLATAAVMVLRGALDNETARVLADTALRPGAKRQLRNFYASGGMNLGLFLPALAGLIAAGAGLSYVPRWWDTFNRLRGLLVPFTAIGLAILVGAIVVLVVQPAVNTSPTPLSLWTGWLAKNDLVYFVYSSLFAPVTALNPLLDSLKLATPLIFTGLSVAFAFRTGLFNIGAPGQLTMGAIAAMLVGVYGPPSLGWGLLVLSVLAAGAGGALWGAIPGFLKARFGSSEVINTIMLNYIASAIFIFMIGNDSFPFLGKTYSLPFKAEGSNPESELIQGQAQLRPLLEVLNVGQNGTVALSIGLLVALAAFFITRIAMRGHRLRSLIATGVALVLGALTWRIGIPVEVAGSQLNGAFLIALACVALFGILMWRTAAGYALRAVGLSPKAAEYGGISVARNTILAMTIAGMFAGLAGTHYVNGGALDQYRLKQNMPVNVGFDGIAVALMGQSTPAGVVAASVLFGTIDTGGVNVTTKLQKVNSDIVTVLKALIVLFIAAGGFLSRRITEPPAAALSGPSSSAPNMATNAVAHRQMHIPNDGSK; this is encoded by the coding sequence GTGACCCACGATTCTCAATCTCGCCCGTCTGGCGTCGCGGCGCGCATCGCCATGATCGTCTGCGCGGTCGCCATTCTGGGGCTGCTCCTGACGCCCCTGGCCACGCTGGGCCGGGGCTTCAACGCCGACGCTGTCCTGCTGCACCTGGGGGGCGCTGTTTACAACCTTACGGGTGATCAGCAGATTCCGCTGCCCGCCACTGGCCCAGTGCTGCCGCTGGCCTGGGGCGCCCTGGCCGCGCTGGCCGCCACCCTCTTCGGGGCGTGGCGCCGCGCCCGGTGGTTCTGGGTGACCGGCCTGCTGGGCTTTATGCTGGCCACTGCCGCTGTGATGGTGCTGCGCGGCGCCCTGGACAACGAAACCGCTCGCGTGCTGGCTGACACGGCCCTGCGCCCCGGGGCCAAGCGGCAGCTGCGCAACTTTTACGCCAGCGGCGGCATGAACCTGGGCCTCTTTCTGCCGGCGCTGGCCGGTCTGATCGCCGCTGGGGCCGGCCTGAGCTACGTGCCGCGCTGGTGGGATACGTTCAACCGCCTGCGCGGCCTGCTGGTGCCCTTTACCGCGATTGGCCTCGCCATTCTGGTGGGGGCCATCGTGGTACTGGTGGTGCAGCCGGCCGTGAACACCAGCCCTACGCCCCTGAGCCTGTGGACCGGCTGGCTGGCCAAGAACGACCTCGTGTATTTCGTGTACTCCTCGCTGTTTGCGCCGGTCACCGCCCTGAACCCACTGCTGGACAGCCTGAAGCTGGCCACCCCGCTGATCTTTACCGGGCTGTCGGTGGCGTTTGCCTTCCGCACCGGCCTCTTTAACATTGGCGCGCCGGGGCAGCTGACGATGGGCGCCATTGCCGCCATGCTGGTGGGCGTGTACGGCCCGCCCAGCCTGGGCTGGGGCCTGCTGGTGCTCAGCGTGCTGGCGGCCGGGGCAGGCGGCGCACTGTGGGGCGCCATTCCTGGCTTCCTGAAGGCCCGATTTGGCTCCAGCGAAGTGATCAACACGATCATGCTGAATTACATCGCCTCGGCCATTTTCATTTTCATGATCGGTAACGACTCGTTCCCTTTCCTGGGCAAGACCTATTCGCTGCCCTTCAAGGCGGAGGGCTCGAACCCCGAGAGTGAACTGATTCAGGGGCAGGCCCAGCTGCGCCCGCTGCTGGAAGTGCTGAATGTGGGCCAGAACGGCACCGTGGCCCTCAGCATCGGTCTACTGGTGGCGCTGGCGGCCTTTTTCATCACGCGGATCGCCATGCGCGGCCACCGCCTGCGTTCGCTGATCGCCACGGGTGTGGCCCTGGTGCTGGGCGCGCTGACTTGGCGCATTGGCATTCCGGTTGAGGTGGCTGGCAGCCAGCTGAACGGCGCGTTCCTGATCGCGCTGGCCTGCGTGGCCCTCTTCGGCATCCTGATGTGGCGCACCGCCGCCGGCTACGCGCTGCGCGCCGTGGGCCTATCGCCCAAGGCCGCTGAGTACGGCGGGATCAGCGTGGCGCGCAATACCATCCTGGCCATGACCATTGCCGGGATGTTCGCCGGGCTGGCGGGCACGCACTACGTGAACGGCGGCGCGCTGGACCAGTACCGCCTGAAGCAGAACATGCCTGTGAACGTGGGCTTTGACGGCATCGCCGTGGCCCTGATGGGCCAGAGCACCCCGGCCGGCGTGGTGGCCGCCAGCGTGCTGTTCGGCACCATTGACACCGGCGGCGTCAACGTGACCACCAAGCTGCAGAAGGTCAACAGCGACATCGTGACGGTGCTCAAGGCCCTGATCGTGCTGTTTATCGCGGCGGGCGGCTTCCTCAGCCGCCGCATCACGGAGCCACCTGCCGCCGCCCTCAGCGGGCCCAGCTCGTCGGCGCCTAACATGGCCACCAACGCCGTCGCGCACCGCCAGATGCACATCCCCAACGACGGGAGCAAGTAA
- a CDS encoding NADP-dependent isocitrate dehydrogenase translates to MTRRHPMMQATLDSHHSAPTDHTALVPVAVAHGDGIGPEIMDATLRVLSAAGARIQPVPIRVGEAVYKEGHTSGFTPDTWDTLRAAGVLLKAPITTPQGGGYKSLNVTLRKTLGLYANVRPCRSYAPFVPTLHPQADVVIIRENEEDLYAGIEHRQTREVVQCLKLVTREGCERIVRYAFEYARAHGRQKVTALSKDNIMKLTDGLFHEVYREIGAEYPDIAQEHQIIDIGTARLATRPERYDVIVTLNLYGDIISDVAAEITGSVGLAGSANIGPSFALFEAIHGSAPDIAGQNLANPGGLLQAAVMMLGHLGQHDVAEQVQNAWLRTLEDGVHTPDIAGEHTKEKVGTREFADAVIARLGQAPAHLPAARRSPGQLAVPAAPPSRRDVTKTLVGTDVFFEWAEADRDPQALAEKLQAHATGALSLNMITNRGVKVWPGGQQETRRADHWRCRFLAQGEQAVTHADVVALLSGLLDSGLDFIKTEHLYTFDGVPGFSMGQGQ, encoded by the coding sequence ATGACCCGGAGGCACCCCATGATGCAGGCCACGCTTGATTCCCACCACTCCGCCCCCACCGATCACACCGCGCTTGTTCCGGTGGCTGTTGCCCACGGCGACGGCATTGGACCGGAAATTATGGACGCCACCCTCCGCGTGCTCTCGGCGGCGGGCGCGCGCATTCAGCCGGTGCCCATCCGCGTGGGCGAAGCGGTGTACAAAGAAGGCCACACCAGCGGCTTTACCCCCGACACCTGGGACACCCTGCGCGCGGCGGGTGTGCTGCTCAAAGCGCCTATTACCACCCCGCAGGGCGGCGGCTACAAGAGCCTGAACGTGACCCTGCGCAAGACGCTGGGCCTGTACGCCAACGTGCGCCCCTGCCGCTCGTACGCGCCGTTTGTGCCCACCCTGCACCCCCAGGCCGACGTGGTGATCATCCGCGAGAACGAAGAGGACCTGTACGCCGGCATTGAGCACCGCCAGACCCGCGAGGTGGTGCAGTGCCTGAAACTGGTCACCCGCGAGGGCTGCGAGCGCATTGTGCGCTACGCCTTTGAATACGCCCGCGCCCACGGCCGCCAGAAGGTCACGGCCCTGAGCAAAGACAACATCATGAAGCTGACGGACGGCCTGTTCCACGAGGTCTACCGCGAGATTGGCGCCGAGTACCCCGACATCGCCCAGGAACACCAGATCATTGACATCGGCACCGCGCGCCTCGCCACCCGCCCCGAGCGGTACGACGTGATCGTGACCCTGAACCTGTACGGCGACATCATCAGCGACGTGGCCGCCGAGATCACCGGCTCTGTGGGCCTGGCGGGCAGCGCCAACATTGGACCCAGCTTCGCGCTCTTTGAAGCGATTCACGGCAGTGCGCCCGACATTGCCGGGCAGAACCTCGCCAACCCCGGCGGGCTGCTGCAGGCCGCCGTGATGATGCTGGGGCACCTGGGCCAGCATGACGTGGCCGAACAGGTTCAAAACGCGTGGCTGCGCACCCTGGAAGATGGCGTGCACACCCCCGACATTGCCGGCGAGCACACCAAGGAAAAGGTGGGCACCCGCGAATTTGCCGACGCCGTGATTGCCCGCCTGGGCCAGGCGCCTGCGCACCTGCCCGCCGCCCGCCGCAGCCCCGGCCAGCTGGCGGTCCCCGCCGCCCCCCCCAGCCGCCGCGACGTGACCAAGACGCTGGTGGGCACCGACGTGTTCTTCGAGTGGGCCGAGGCCGACCGCGACCCCCAGGCCCTGGCCGAGAAGCTGCAGGCCCACGCGACCGGCGCCCTGAGCCTGAACATGATCACCAACCGGGGCGTGAAGGTGTGGCCCGGCGGCCAGCAGGAAACCCGCCGCGCCGACCACTGGCGCTGCCGCTTCCTGGCGCAGGGCGAGCAGGCCGTGACGCACGCCGACGTGGTGGCGCTGCTCTCGGGCCTGCTGGACAGCGGGCTGGACTTCATCAAGACCGAGCACCTGTACACCTTTGACGGCGTGCCCGGCTTCTCGATGGGCCAGGGGCAGTAA
- a CDS encoding GGDEF domain-containing protein, with amino-acid sequence MPDALPLRLQRSRQVAVITSCLAYVLYALLTALIDPPGAFPGAYNVPKYWAALVALGTVVAVLVSPQSLRRIYMVTTAGYVLAAVVEIPRAVAWADMPMHLSLWLNMNILVSYLVFGSRFGTALNIAGIAIMLVSLVVNGPVAAPNLADWVTVSIVMGATGVMAYLLVSFIENNLSRHREDNERLRAARQDAVTEVMGRGAIEEELERAVQHAAQARTPLSIIVTDIDHFKRVNDQHGHAVGDDVLRATAKRLRRSVSGSGGLVGRWGGEEFIVLLPGVAKTDALAVAERLRAEVSAEPVAGLQVTASFGVASMRGPHDTIDAMFSRADSAMYHAKRAGRNAVR; translated from the coding sequence GTGCCTGACGCGCTGCCCCTTCGCCTGCAGCGCAGCCGGCAGGTGGCGGTCATCACGTCGTGCCTCGCCTACGTGCTGTACGCGCTGCTCACCGCCCTGATTGACCCCCCCGGCGCTTTTCCCGGCGCCTACAACGTCCCCAAATACTGGGCGGCGCTGGTGGCGCTGGGCACCGTGGTCGCGGTGCTGGTCTCGCCCCAGTCGCTGCGGCGGATCTATATGGTGACCACCGCTGGCTACGTACTGGCGGCTGTGGTGGAGATTCCGCGCGCGGTGGCCTGGGCCGATATGCCCATGCACCTGAGCCTGTGGCTGAACATGAACATCCTGGTGTCGTACCTGGTGTTCGGTTCGCGCTTTGGCACGGCGCTGAATATTGCGGGTATCGCCATCATGCTGGTAAGTCTGGTGGTCAATGGCCCGGTGGCCGCGCCCAATCTGGCCGACTGGGTGACCGTCAGTATCGTGATGGGGGCCACCGGGGTCATGGCCTACCTGCTGGTGTCCTTTATCGAGAACAACCTCTCGCGCCACCGCGAAGACAACGAACGCCTGCGGGCTGCCCGGCAGGACGCCGTGACCGAAGTGATGGGCCGGGGCGCCATTGAAGAGGAACTGGAGCGCGCCGTGCAGCACGCCGCCCAGGCCCGCACGCCGCTGAGCATCATCGTGACCGATATTGACCACTTCAAGCGCGTGAATGACCAGCATGGGCACGCCGTGGGTGACGATGTGCTGCGCGCCACCGCCAAGCGGCTGCGGCGCAGCGTGAGCGGTTCGGGCGGGCTGGTGGGCCGCTGGGGCGGCGAGGAATTTATCGTGCTGCTGCCCGGCGTGGCCAAGACCGACGCCCTGGCCGTGGCCGAGCGCCTGCGCGCCGAGGTCAGCGCCGAGCCGGTGGCGGGGCTGCAGGTGACCGCCAGCTTTGGGGTGGCCTCTATGCGCGGGCCCCACGACACCATTGACGCCATGTTCAGCCGCGCCGACAGCGCCATGTACCACGCCAAACGCGCGGGTCGCAACGCCGTGCGTTAG
- a CDS encoding RodZ domain-containing protein: MGFGSALKQAREAQGRTTQDVALHTKIRSDYLQALEDEQLHRLPERTFARSYLQRYARELGLDPAPLLAEFDRHLPLPPAPTAPTLRGSRRRRPVWPLVGAGLAVALLGGALAWRALQAPAATAEAPAPPGAVTTPPATPDPVPATVRLTVSSVPAGARVYLDNRYLGTTPVRAFPLQSRARAQLRVELTGRTPLKEAVALGRSRNLRATLGPAGQSSVLTDLNAPRKPQASAPKPSSPGSPTPAPAPSTSPVKVTFSGPSWTRVTDAQGRVLFEGIPAAGTVKGFATGVTIRAGNAAAVLVSVDGAASAPLGQAGQVVTRTF, translated from the coding sequence ATGGGGTTTGGCAGCGCGCTGAAACAGGCCAGGGAGGCGCAGGGACGCACCACGCAGGACGTGGCCCTGCACACCAAGATTCGTAGCGATTACCTGCAGGCCCTGGAAGACGAACAGTTGCACCGCCTGCCCGAACGCACCTTTGCCCGCTCGTACCTGCAGCGCTACGCCCGCGAACTGGGCCTGGACCCCGCGCCGCTGCTGGCCGAATTTGACCGCCACCTGCCGCTGCCCCCCGCCCCCACAGCCCCCACCCTGCGTGGCTCCCGCCGGCGCCGACCAGTGTGGCCACTGGTGGGTGCGGGGCTGGCCGTAGCGCTGCTGGGCGGCGCTTTGGCGTGGCGGGCCTTGCAGGCACCAGCCGCCACCGCCGAGGCTCCGGCTCCCCCTGGCGCGGTCACCACGCCACCTGCCACCCCCGACCCTGTGCCTGCCACCGTGCGGCTGACGGTCAGCAGCGTGCCCGCTGGCGCGCGGGTGTACCTGGATAACCGCTATCTGGGCACCACCCCAGTGCGCGCCTTTCCGCTGCAGTCGCGGGCCCGGGCCCAGCTACGGGTGGAACTCACCGGCCGCACCCCCCTGAAGGAAGCTGTGGCCCTGGGCCGCAGCCGCAATCTGCGCGCAACCCTGGGCCCGGCCGGGCAGAGCAGCGTGCTCACTGACCTGAACGCCCCGCGCAAGCCTCAGGCCAGTGCGCCCAAGCCGTCATCCCCCGGGTCACCGACCCCTGCCCCAGCGCCCAGTACGTCGCCGGTCAAGGTGACCTTCTCGGGGCCCTCCTGGACGCGGGTGACCGATGCCCAGGGCCGGGTGCTGTTCGAGGGCATTCCGGCTGCGGGTACTGTTAAGGGCTTTGCCACCGGCGTGACCATCCGCGCGGGCAATGCGGCAGCCGTGCTGGTCAGCGTGGACGGCGCGGCCTCTGCCCCCCTGGGCCAAGCCGGGCAGGTCGTGACCCGCACTTTTTGA
- the ndk gene encoding nucleoside-diphosphate kinase, whose translation MERTFAMIKPDGVRRGLTPEILKRIQHKGYRIVGLKQMVIARETAEAHYGEHKERPFFGELVDFITGGPVVAIALEGNGAIAGWRAMMGATNPANAAPGTIRADFATTTGENVTHGSDSSESAARELALFFNDGELLA comes from the coding sequence ATGGAACGCACTTTTGCCATGATCAAACCCGACGGCGTGCGCCGTGGCTTGACCCCCGAGATCCTCAAGCGCATTCAGCACAAGGGCTACCGCATTGTGGGCCTGAAGCAGATGGTGATTGCCCGTGAAACCGCCGAGGCCCACTACGGCGAGCACAAGGAGCGCCCCTTTTTCGGTGAGCTGGTGGACTTCATCACGGGCGGCCCCGTGGTGGCCATCGCCCTGGAAGGAAATGGCGCCATCGCCGGCTGGCGCGCCATGATGGGCGCCACCAACCCCGCCAACGCCGCCCCCGGCACCATCCGCGCCGACTTCGCCACCACCACGGGCGAGAACGTGACCCACGGCAGCGACAGCAGCGAGAGCGCTGCGCGCGAACTGGCGCTGTTCTTCAACGACGGCGAACTGCTGGCCTGA
- a CDS encoding type III polyketide synthase: MPRMTFPAPLLRAVVTGTPPWSAPQNQVREAARTLFPRMAARPGLLEVFDNAQIDTRALARPLEWYLSPRPFSERNAAFVEEARALSVRLARQALQEAQVAPAEVDAVVLVNTSGISAPSLDAHVIEALGISRHAVRLPVWGLGCAGGAAGLARAADLVRAGFRRVLFVAVELCSLTLLAGDESKSNFVGTALFSDGGAALVLTAPDVPGPPPLAELCGAFSTLIEDSEDIMGWDVVDDGLKVRFSRDIPALVRGMMAQNVAQALTAHGWTREQVGTFVIHPGGVKVLAAFEEALALPAGTLDTSRAVLRRYGNMSSATVLFVLAEALQARPQGQGLLTAMGPGFSAEHVLLRFSVAGA, from the coding sequence ATGCCCCGCATGACGTTTCCCGCTCCTCTGTTGCGCGCCGTGGTCACGGGCACGCCGCCCTGGTCGGCCCCGCAGAATCAGGTGCGCGAGGCGGCACGCACCCTGTTTCCGCGGATGGCGGCGCGACCGGGCCTGTTAGAGGTATTCGACAACGCGCAAATTGACACCCGGGCGCTGGCCCGGCCGCTGGAATGGTATCTGTCGCCGCGCCCCTTCAGCGAACGCAACGCCGCCTTTGTGGAGGAGGCCCGCGCGCTGAGTGTGCGGCTGGCGCGGCAGGCGCTGCAAGAGGCGCAGGTGGCCCCGGCCGAGGTGGACGCGGTGGTGCTGGTGAACACCAGCGGCATCAGTGCGCCCAGCCTGGACGCGCACGTGATTGAGGCGCTGGGGATCAGCCGCCACGCCGTCCGGTTGCCGGTGTGGGGCCTGGGGTGTGCAGGGGGAGCAGCTGGGCTGGCCCGCGCCGCTGATCTGGTGCGTGCGGGGTTCCGGCGGGTGCTGTTTGTGGCGGTGGAACTGTGCAGCCTGACCCTGCTGGCCGGCGACGAGTCCAAGAGCAATTTCGTGGGTACGGCGCTGTTTTCCGACGGCGGCGCGGCCCTGGTGCTCACCGCGCCGGATGTGCCGGGGCCGCCCCCTCTGGCCGAACTGTGCGGCGCGTTTTCCACCCTGATCGAAGACAGCGAGGACATCATGGGCTGGGACGTGGTGGATGACGGCCTGAAAGTGCGCTTCAGCCGCGATATTCCGGCCCTGGTGCGCGGCATGATGGCGCAGAACGTGGCGCAGGCCCTGACCGCCCACGGCTGGACGCGGGAGCAGGTGGGCACCTTCGTGATTCACCCGGGCGGCGTGAAGGTGCTGGCCGCCTTTGAGGAAGCGCTGGCCCTGCCCGCTGGCACCCTGGACACCAGCCGCGCCGTGCTGCGCCGCTACGGCAACATGAGCAGCGCCACGGTGCTGTTCGTGCTGGCCGAGGCGCTGCAGGCCCGCCCACAGGGACAAGGCCTGTTGACCGCCATGGGCCCCGGCTTCAGCGCCGAACACGTGCTGCTGCGCTTCTCGGTGGCGGGGGCTTAA